In Chlorocebus sabaeus isolate Y175 chromosome 11, mChlSab1.0.hap1, whole genome shotgun sequence, one DNA window encodes the following:
- the LOC140712711 gene encoding uncharacterized protein, whose protein sequence is MDPMANEASLLQRIPGGEGRGSRARRLPAQPQEESCRQLEAVRAAGLCANNRRSGRACCELPHPDVRAHSRSPSPGPGDAPRVLSRPTLARPPNDVTPAPLWSPLPRTLPLPPPVALRASLKSPTRAFQPTRESRAPETRPHPQGPPPTCGAIPTSAAHLTASTAPTYDDPGVGAPAHSRTPPAPAPFPAPSHAPAPAAPPVRSGPARHRPLALGRGGAAVPTPAGAGRVHIAYCAPGLAAPLDLLAMDTDDSQAPKGSLRKFLEHLSGAGKAVGVLTRGEDAQGPPRRPPRTRRTRKRGLRDVSGAAARALGFPCPAMWKRLSRRDPSLGPRRGRARRTFNIEEPEVVETARPRPRVHVRAPVPGRWSAPGRAAPGGCVERRGWRISSRFGTAHCTRMEREWAPALGPGDLPFALERSGRHGCCMLGRCQRRPARRERLRDARPVVSMRPGPDIRTPRAPRASSAASLGPAPPSPRDTPVAAPGPARQPAPQRPGKCSGVSVLVKGPQHQRSSCRVGFSEKEKVMQQRMGLEKLGE, encoded by the exons aTGGATCCCATGGCGAATGAGGCCAGCCT ACTACAGAGAATACCTGGGGGCGAAGGTCGAGGAAGCCGCGCCCGGAGGCTCCCAGCGCAGCCCCAGGAGGAATCCTGCCGGCAACTAGAAGCTGTGCGCGCAGCGGGGCTCTGCGCCAACAACCGCCGGAGCGGCAGGGCCTGCTGCGAACTTCCGCATCCAG ACGTTCGCGCCCACTCAAGGTCTCCCTCACCCGGCCCGGGAGATGCTCCCCGCGTTCTATCCCGCCCCACCCTGGCGCGCCCCCCAAACGATGTGACCCCCGCCCCCCTGTGGTCTCCCCTCCCCCGGacgctgcccctgcccccacctgtggcACTCCGGGCATCTCTGAAGTCCCCAACCAGAGCCTTCCAGCCCACCCGCGAGTCTCGAGCACCAGAGACGCGGCCCCACCCGCAGGGACCCCCGCCTACCTGTGGCGCTATCCCCACGTCTGCGGCCCACCTCACCGCTAGCACGGCCCCCACCTACGACGACCCCGGCGTAGGTGCTCCTGCCCACTCCCGCACCCCGCCCGCACCTGCCCCTTTCCCTGCACCTAGCCACGCCCCCGCTCCCGCAGCCCCTCCCGTGCGCTCGGGCCCCGCCCGTCACCGCCCATTGGccctggggcggggcggggcagcaGTTCCGACTCCCGCGGGCGCGGGCAGGGTCCACATTGCCTACTGCGCACCGGGACTAGCGGCTCCTCTCGACCTCCTCGCCATGGACACTGACGACTCCCAGGCCCCTAAGGGCTCCTTGCGGAagttcctggagcacctctccGGGGCCGGCAAGGCAGTCGGCGTGCTGACCAGAGGCGAGGATGCTCAAG gccctccccgcaGACCTCCGCGGACGAGAAGGACCAGGAAGCGGGGACTCCGGGACGTCAGCGGCGCCGCGGCGCGGGCTCTGGGTTTCCCCTGCCCTGCAATGTGGAAGCGGCTCTCCAGGAGGGACCCGAGTCTGGGTCCACGACGCGGGCGCGCCAGGAGGACATTTAACATTGAAGAGCCGGAGGTGGTGGAGACTGCGCGCCCCAGGCCCCGGGTGCACGTGAGGGCGCCGGTGCCCGGACGGTGGAGCGCCCCAGGCCGCGCAGCCCCTGGCGG ATGCGTGGAAAGGCGCGGATGGCGGATTTCCTCCCGTTTCGGGACCGCGCACTGCACAAGGATGGAGCGGGAATGGGCCCCCGCCCTCGGTCCCGGTGACCTTCCCTTCGCCCTTGAGCGCTCGGGGCGGCACGGGTGCTGCATGTTGGGGCGCTGTCAGCGCCGCCCCGCCCGCCGCGAGCGCCTACGTGATGCCCGGCCCGTCGTCTCCATGCGCCCTGGCCCTGACATCCGTACGCCGCGCGCTCCCCGAGCCAGCAGCGCAGCCTCCCTAGGCCCAGCGCCCCCCTCCCCGCGGGACACCCCGGTGGCAGCGCCAGGCCCCGCCCGGCAGCCCGCCCCCCAGCGCCCGGGGAAGTGCTCTGGCGTTAGCGTTCTAGTTAAAGGACCCCAGCATCAGCGTTCCTCCTGCAGGGTTGggttctcagagaaagaaaaggtgatgCAGCAGAGGATGGGATTGGAGAAATTAGGAGAGTGA